One stretch of Riemerella columbina DNA includes these proteins:
- a CDS encoding GNAT family N-acetyltransferase — translation MKPEFEPLALIKNDDAHRFELHIEGAQAFIDFEETPTQIALVHTEVEPALEGKGAATAVIEKTLQYIGASQKTLLPYCPLVFAYVKKHPEWLRIVDEHFKSRF, via the coding sequence ATGAAACCAGAATTTGAACCTCTTGCGTTAATAAAAAATGATGATGCCCACCGCTTTGAACTCCATATAGAGGGCGCTCAAGCTTTCATCGATTTTGAAGAAACCCCAACGCAAATAGCTTTGGTGCACACCGAGGTAGAACCCGCTTTGGAGGGAAAAGGTGCTGCCACAGCCGTGATAGAGAAAACTTTGCAGTACATTGGGGCGAGCCAAAAAACACTATTGCCTTATTGTCCGCTGGTTTTTGCGTATGTAAAGAAGCACCCAGAGTGGCTTCGCATTGTAGATGAGCATTTTAAATCCAGATTTTAA
- a CDS encoding DUF4199 domain-containing protein, with product MDKKMLNNAGLMFAIIILLFLAVYYFFMDERYFTITMMMNAFVLPLIFAVGAFVSVQSYKKQKGRITFKEAFRRAFVPTFSAGLLSLGSIFLFLNFVNPETKQVLNAQYIQSFENSLEEEYAKAKQMIKPNTEEAQELEQKYQEGKTRIAHKKAAKEDMFSAYYFSLVFAGYSAFFIILAVLFGSFFRSKTHH from the coding sequence ATGGATAAAAAAATGCTGAATAATGCAGGGCTGATGTTTGCCATTATTATTCTCTTATTCTTAGCGGTGTACTATTTTTTTATGGATGAGCGCTATTTTACCATCACGATGATGATGAACGCCTTTGTGCTCCCGCTTATTTTCGCTGTGGGCGCCTTTGTTTCGGTGCAATCTTATAAAAAGCAAAAGGGCAGAATAACTTTTAAGGAAGCCTTTCGCAGAGCTTTTGTACCTACATTTAGCGCAGGATTATTGTCCTTAGGCTCTATTTTTTTATTCCTCAATTTTGTAAATCCAGAGACCAAGCAAGTGCTCAATGCCCAGTATATCCAGAGTTTTGAAAATTCTTTAGAAGAAGAATACGCCAAAGCCAAGCAAATGATAAAACCCAACACAGAGGAAGCGCAGGAGCTGGAGCAAAAATACCAAGAAGGCAAGACGCGTATCGCCCATAAAAAGGCAGCGAAAGAAGATATGTTTTCAGCGTATTATTTTTCGTTGGTTTTTGCTGGATATTCCGCATTTTTTATTATCTTGGCAGTGCTTTTTGGCAGCTTTTTCAGAAGCAAAACACATCACTAA
- the era gene encoding GTPase Era: MITHKAGFVNIVGKPNAGKSTLLNQLMGEKLAIVTQKAQTTRHRIFGIYNEPDLQIVFSDTPGVLDPKYGLQEKMMDFVKDSLQDADVFLFIVDVTDQEPPSEFLIEKLNKIPVPVLILVNKIDRTNQERLEACIQFWHEQIPKAEILPISALEGFNTDIILPKLKSLLPENPPYYDKDQFTDKSERFFVNETIREKILLNYEKEIPYSVEVVTELFKEKEGIIFIDSIIYVERDSQKGILIGHKGEAIKKVGTEARLDLEKFFDKKIHLNLFVKVKKDWRKNERDLKNFGYR, translated from the coding sequence ATGATAACGCACAAAGCAGGATTTGTCAATATCGTGGGGAAACCCAACGCTGGTAAATCTACCCTACTCAACCAACTGATGGGCGAGAAATTAGCCATTGTGACTCAAAAAGCCCAAACCACCAGACACCGCATCTTCGGAATCTATAACGAACCCGATTTGCAAATTGTATTCTCTGATACACCTGGGGTTTTAGACCCTAAATATGGGCTACAAGAGAAAATGATGGATTTCGTGAAAGACTCGCTACAAGATGCTGATGTCTTCCTCTTCATCGTAGATGTAACCGACCAAGAGCCGCCATCTGAATTTTTGATTGAGAAACTCAATAAAATCCCTGTTCCTGTACTCATTTTAGTCAACAAAATAGACCGCACCAACCAAGAACGCTTAGAGGCGTGCATTCAGTTTTGGCACGAGCAAATTCCGAAGGCAGAAATCCTTCCCATCTCAGCATTAGAGGGCTTTAACACGGATATTATCTTGCCAAAACTTAAATCTCTATTGCCAGAAAATCCACCGTATTATGACAAAGACCAGTTTACAGATAAATCTGAGCGTTTTTTCGTAAACGAAACCATCCGCGAGAAAATTCTTCTCAACTACGAAAAAGAAATTCCATATTCCGTAGAGGTGGTAACGGAATTGTTTAAGGAAAAAGAAGGCATCATCTTCATTGATTCTATCATCTATGTGGAGCGCGACAGCCAAAAAGGCATCCTCATTGGGCACAAAGGAGAAGCCATAAAAAAAGTAGGCACAGAAGCCCGCTTAGATTTGGAGAAATTTTTTGATAAGAAAATCCACCTCAATCTCTTTGTAAAAGTGAAGAAAGATTGGCGAAAAAATGAACGCGACCTCAAAAATTTTGGGTATAGATAA
- the rplS gene encoding 50S ribosomal protein L19, translating into MDLIKYVQDKYITKKEFPEFKAGDTITVYYEIKEGQKTRTQFFKGVVIQLRGTGATKTFTIRKMSGDVGVERVFPINMPALQKITVDRRGSVRRARIYYFRNLRGKKARIKDKPYTANK; encoded by the coding sequence ATGGATTTAATTAAGTACGTACAAGACAAGTACATTACAAAAAAAGAATTCCCAGAATTCAAAGCAGGAGACACCATTACTGTTTACTACGAAATTAAGGAGGGACAGAAAACCAGAACACAGTTCTTTAAAGGAGTGGTGATCCAACTAAGAGGTACAGGCGCTACTAAGACCTTTACCATTAGAAAAATGAGTGGCGATGTAGGTGTAGAAAGGGTTTTCCCAATCAATATGCCAGCGCTACAGAAAATTACCGTAGACAGAAGAGGTAGCGTAAGAAGAGCAAGAATCTACTACTTCCGTAACCTTAGAGGTAAGAAAGCAAGAATTAAAGATAAACCATACACTGCTAATAAATAG
- a CDS encoding NADPH-dependent FMN reductase, with product MKILAFAGSSSSQSINKALVKQVLKSFPEAEINLLDLNDFEMPIFSVDREKQGFPPQAQQFLDAIAEADAIICSMAEHNRNLTAAFKNIFDWCSRINVKVFQDKKMLLMSTSPGGFGGGNSMNIAKNMFPAFGAEIIETFSLPKFYENFDMENGIIQQDLATELQEKIKKFKLEITL from the coding sequence ATGAAAATTTTAGCATTCGCAGGAAGTTCTTCCTCGCAGTCCATCAATAAAGCCTTGGTGAAGCAAGTGCTTAAATCTTTCCCAGAGGCGGAAATCAACCTCTTAGACCTTAACGATTTTGAAATGCCGATATTCTCTGTGGATAGAGAGAAGCAAGGTTTTCCGCCGCAGGCACAGCAATTTTTAGATGCTATAGCGGAGGCAGATGCCATTATTTGTTCTATGGCGGAGCACAACCGCAACCTGACCGCAGCGTTTAAAAATATTTTTGATTGGTGTTCCAGAATCAATGTTAAAGTCTTCCAAGATAAGAAAATGTTGCTGATGAGCACCTCACCAGGGGGCTTTGGCGGAGGTAATTCTATGAATATTGCTAAAAATATGTTCCCCGCTTTTGGTGCCGAAATTATTGAAACTTTTTCGCTCCCTAAATTCTACGAAAACTTTGATATGGAAAACGGCATCATCCAACAGGATTTAGCCACAGAACTTCAAGAAAAAATCAAAAAATTCAAATTAGAAATTACACTTTAA
- a CDS encoding glycosyltransferase family 2 protein codes for MNLSIVIPLLNEAPSLRELYQRIDHTCKEIEVSYEIWFVDDGSTDESWEIINELKAQNPNVHGIRFSKNYGKSQALHAAFQRTKGDVVITMDADLQDFPEEIPDLYYKVLIENYDIVSGWKKKRFDNVMTKNLPSKLFNAAARKVSGVSLHDFNCGLKAYRKQVVKSIDVYGDMHRYIPVLAANAGFRRITEKPVQHQARPYGSSKFGTERFIRGFLDLITLWFISRFGSRPMHFFGAGGTLMFIIGFLSAVGIGISKLVKISQGIYGNLITDNPWFYIALTMMLMGTLLFIAGFLGEIVIRSNREHKNYHIEEII; via the coding sequence ATGAATCTTTCCATCGTTATTCCATTGCTCAATGAGGCACCATCTTTAAGAGAGCTCTACCAGCGCATAGACCACACTTGTAAGGAGATAGAGGTCAGCTATGAAATTTGGTTCGTAGATGATGGCAGCACAGATGAGTCTTGGGAAATCATTAACGAGCTAAAGGCGCAAAACCCCAATGTGCACGGCATTCGGTTTTCTAAAAATTATGGTAAATCCCAAGCGCTGCACGCCGCATTCCAAAGAACCAAGGGCGATGTGGTCATCACGATGGATGCTGATTTACAGGACTTTCCTGAAGAAATTCCAGACTTATATTATAAGGTTTTAATTGAAAATTATGATATCGTGAGCGGTTGGAAGAAAAAACGCTTTGATAATGTGATGACTAAAAACCTGCCTTCCAAACTCTTTAATGCTGCAGCACGAAAAGTCTCTGGCGTGAGCCTCCACGATTTTAATTGCGGACTGAAAGCCTACCGAAAGCAAGTGGTCAAATCCATAGATGTCTATGGCGATATGCACCGCTATATTCCTGTGCTGGCGGCCAATGCTGGCTTTAGAAGAATTACCGAAAAACCGGTGCAGCACCAAGCGCGCCCCTATGGTAGCTCTAAGTTCGGTACTGAGCGGTTTATCCGTGGCTTTTTAGACCTGATTACTTTGTGGTTCATCAGCCGTTTTGGCAGCCGTCCGATGCACTTTTTTGGCGCTGGCGGCACGCTGATGTTTATCATCGGTTTTCTATCGGCGGTGGGCATTGGCATTTCTAAGTTGGTTAAAATATCACAAGGTATCTATGGCAATCTCATCACAGATAATCCGTGGTTTTACATTGCCCTTACGATGATGCTGATGGGCACTTTACTCTTTATAGCGGGCTTTTTAGGCGAAATCGTGATCCGCTCTAACCGAGAACATAAGAATTATCATATTGAAGAAATCATATAA